The Gimibacter soli genome includes a region encoding these proteins:
- a CDS encoding response regulator, with protein sequence MKSCLVVDDSKVIRKVARRILEELQFEIGEAVDGKDALDQCIAKMPDVVLLDWNMPVMNGLEFLVALRSQTGVKQPIVVFCTTENDMAHIRQAIEAGADEYIMKPFDREIIEAKFNQVGLL encoded by the coding sequence ATGAAATCCTGTCTTGTTGTCGATGACTCGAAAGTGATCCGCAAGGTTGCGCGACGCATCCTTGAGGAACTGCAGTTTGAGATCGGCGAAGCTGTCGATGGCAAGGACGCACTCGACCAGTGCATCGCCAAGATGCCTGATGTTGTGCTTCTCGACTGGAACATGCCGGTGATGAACGGGCTTGAGTTCCTTGTGGCGCTGCGCAGCCAGACCGGCGTGAAACAGCCGATTGTCGTTTTCTGCACCACCGAAAACGATATGGCGCATATCCGTCAGGCCATCGAAGCAGGCGCCGACGAATATATCATGAAGCCCTTCGACCGCGAGATCATCGAGGCGAAGTTCAACCAGGTCGGCTTGCTGTAA
- a CDS encoding chemotaxis protein CheW — protein sequence MNDLVVRNDLNVIGGTGRRDFVTIKLAEQTLGIPVLAVQDVLNPQKITRIPLSPEWVAGVLNLRGRIVTAIDLRRRLGLPPQDEAKRSMSVVVDFYGEPYSLQIDSVGEVLSLEDSLFERNPVTLDQRWRDVSRGIYRLEKELLVILDVEKLLGSAASTKAA from the coding sequence ATGAACGACCTCGTGGTACGCAACGATCTGAATGTGATCGGCGGAACGGGCCGCCGTGACTTCGTGACCATCAAGCTTGCCGAACAGACGCTGGGCATCCCGGTGCTGGCTGTGCAGGATGTGCTTAATCCGCAGAAGATCACCAGGATCCCGCTGTCGCCCGAATGGGTGGCCGGTGTGCTGAACCTGCGGGGTCGGATCGTCACCGCGATTGACCTGCGCCGTCGCCTTGGCCTGCCGCCGCAGGATGAAGCGAAGCGCAGCATGTCGGTTGTCGTGGATTTCTACGGCGAGCCCTACAGCCTGCAGATCGATTCCGTGGGCGAAGTGCTCTCATTGGAAGACAGCCTTTTCGAGCGCAATCCCGTAACGCTGGACCAGCGCTGGCGGGATGTCAGCCGGGGCATCTACCGGCTGGAGAAAGAGCTTCTCGTGATCCTTGATGTCGAGAAGCTTCTGGGAAGTGCGGCTTCGACAAAAGCTGCCTGA
- the cysQ gene encoding 3'(2'),5'-bisphosphate nucleotidase CysQ: protein MTTSRQLPVDSLLAVMLEAGAAVMDVYASDFEIYGKADQSPVTEADRRGEAIIEAALKVIAPEIPMVGEEAKSEGKCPDISGGTFWLVDPLDGTKEFIKRGNDFTVNIGLIEDGLPTMGFVYAPALGKIYWGIVGKGAWMAEVKGGRIGEAKAIACRKADAANMVIVASKSHRSPELEAWLAHFPAADHVSIGSSLKFCLLAAGEADLYPRLGPTCEWDTAAAHAVLAAAGGSVTVNGGAALRYGKDTKTFLNPWFLCAADPTLPVPPLGG, encoded by the coding sequence ATGACGACATCCCGCCAACTTCCCGTCGACAGCCTTCTTGCCGTCATGCTTGAAGCCGGCGCCGCCGTCATGGATGTCTATGCAAGCGACTTCGAAATCTATGGCAAGGCCGACCAGTCACCGGTGACGGAAGCCGACCGGCGCGGCGAGGCCATCATCGAAGCAGCGCTGAAAGTGATCGCGCCCGAAATCCCGATGGTGGGCGAGGAAGCGAAGTCCGAGGGCAAATGCCCCGACATTTCGGGCGGCACCTTCTGGCTGGTCGACCCGCTCGATGGCACCAAGGAATTCATCAAGCGCGGCAACGATTTCACGGTCAATATCGGCCTCATTGAAGACGGCCTTCCGACCATGGGCTTCGTCTATGCCCCGGCGCTTGGCAAGATATATTGGGGGATTGTCGGCAAAGGCGCATGGATGGCTGAGGTCAAGGGTGGCCGCATCGGTGAGGCAAAAGCCATTGCCTGCCGCAAGGCTGATGCCGCCAATATGGTCATCGTCGCCTCGAAATCGCACCGCTCGCCAGAACTTGAAGCCTGGCTCGCCCACTTTCCGGCGGCGGACCATGTTTCCATCGGCTCGTCGCTCAAGTTCTGCCTGTTGGCGGCGGGCGAGGCCGACCTCTACCCGCGCCTCGGGCCCACCTGCGAATGGGATACCGCCGCGGCACACGCCGTGCTCGCAGCCGCCGGCGGCAGCGTGACCGTGAATGGCGGCGCGGCCCTTCGTTACGGGAAAGATACGAAAACCTTCCTGAACCCGTGGTTCCTGTGCGCGGCCGACCCCACCCTGCCTGTACCCCCGCTCGGCGGCTGA
- a CDS encoding PAS domain-containing protein produces MDANFKFLSLLPTDKQRPLQKLIGIWQELAKAAGGIPRRKDFSPVQLRSLAAHVSLLDYGGDDSLTYRLASAAVMERMGRNPVGLNLFDFMSRDIWPLFNRRLYQSATTPCGYFSYYRLERPNGSHEQILAVYLPLKGNTSDEIDHFIAFYQSAEIIDWQSSNRDEVFVGADGAVGGWFDIGYGTPLPESR; encoded by the coding sequence ATGGATGCAAACTTCAAGTTCCTGAGCCTGCTGCCAACTGACAAGCAGCGTCCGTTGCAGAAGCTGATCGGCATCTGGCAGGAGCTGGCGAAAGCCGCTGGCGGCATCCCGAGACGCAAGGATTTCAGCCCTGTCCAGCTTCGCTCCCTCGCGGCCCATGTTTCGCTTCTCGATTATGGCGGCGACGACAGCCTGACCTACCGTCTTGCCTCCGCAGCGGTCATGGAGCGCATGGGACGCAACCCGGTGGGCCTCAATCTCTTCGATTTCATGAGCCGTGATATCTGGCCGCTTTTCAATCGACGCCTCTACCAGTCAGCCACCACACCCTGCGGCTATTTCAGTTATTACCGGCTTGAACGCCCGAATGGCTCGCACGAGCAGATACTGGCGGTTTACCTGCCGCTGAAGGGAAACACGAGCGACGAAATCGACCATTTCATCGCCTTCTACCAGTCAGCCGAGATCATCGACTGGCAATCCAGCAACCGCGACGAAGTGTTTGTGGGTGCTGACGGTGCCGTCGGCGGCTGGTTCGATATCGGTTACGGTACACCGCTACCGGAGTCACGCTGA
- a CDS encoding chemotaxis protein CheW, which produces MDDLLNEFLTETAESIDVVDVELVKLEQDPNNKEVLDNIFRLVHTIKGTCGFLGLPRLESVAHASENVLGKFRDGELEVSEHAVTVILESLDRIKEILAGLEATEEEPVGDDSDLIGRLDAIAEGGVGPAAAPEPEPDVIEGEIVDPGLGRPLKPGEVSLEELEAVFNSTPGPDEAEPAPAPKAEKKSKKADRTGPLFDRVGGEDAVVVVSHLMSERLSTDKKLGKFFPATGTEQTKARMTGLLMSLLKDDLDSADAVARQLVTTGGFGEAEFDALTALTKDIFKQCQVDAEASDEAVMTFELIRDAVVASSKALAAPKDAKAKGATAAAAGRADKEDGEGAGGGRASQSIRVSVDLLEDLMNMVSELVLTRNQLLQIVRNMDNSELAVPLQRLSQCTTELQENVMKTRMQPIGNAWAKLPRIVRDLTVELDKKIELEMRGAETELDRQVLELIKDPLTHMVRNSADHGIERPAERIASGKPEHGTIVLNAYHEGGHIIMEIKDDGRGIPVQKLKSKILEKKLATEAELDEMSDNQIQKFIFHPGFSTAEKVTSVSGRGVGMDVVRSNIEKIGGTIDMISIEGKGSTFTIKIPLTLAIVAGLIVEASGERYAIPQISVLELVRASDDSEHRIETIKDTPVLRLRNRLLPLVYLNEVLKFQTRAEIDARENQDGFIVVTQVGAFTFGIVVDQVFDTEEIVVKPVAPILKDLEVYSGNTILGDGSVIMILDPNGIASATSQTQAEQHEETESKARAARTEGEERESMLLFHAGGEHPKAVPLSLIARLEDIPVEEIETSDGRLMVQYRGSLMPLIMADQAVKLVESGRQPVLVFTDGDYTMGLVVDRILDIVEDKLEVRLASARQGVVGSAIIAGNATEVIDVAYYLDLAFAGWMKKKDKGTDAAVVTGARVLLVDDSDFFRSMVKPVLAVAGYKVKTARDGKQALAALEDDKYDVIISDIEMPVMGGLEFARALRADKRFAHIPLVALSSLATERDIAKGRDAGFDDYVAKFDKETLLRSLAQQLKVHGDAA; this is translated from the coding sequence ATGGACGACTTGCTGAATGAATTCCTCACCGAAACAGCTGAAAGCATTGACGTTGTTGACGTCGAGCTGGTGAAGCTGGAGCAGGACCCGAACAACAAGGAAGTCCTCGACAATATTTTCCGCCTTGTCCACACGATCAAGGGGACCTGCGGCTTCCTCGGCCTGCCACGTCTCGAATCGGTGGCGCACGCGTCGGAAAACGTCCTTGGCAAATTCCGCGACGGCGAGCTTGAGGTTTCTGAGCATGCCGTGACCGTCATTCTGGAAAGCCTTGACCGGATCAAGGAAATCCTCGCAGGCCTTGAAGCAACGGAAGAAGAGCCCGTCGGCGACGATAGCGACCTGATCGGTCGTCTGGATGCGATTGCCGAAGGCGGTGTCGGCCCTGCCGCAGCACCCGAGCCCGAGCCTGATGTGATCGAGGGCGAGATTGTGGACCCCGGCCTTGGCCGCCCGCTCAAGCCCGGCGAAGTTTCGCTCGAGGAACTTGAAGCCGTCTTCAATTCGACCCCTGGTCCGGATGAAGCCGAGCCCGCCCCGGCCCCGAAGGCAGAGAAGAAATCGAAAAAAGCCGACCGCACCGGCCCGCTTTTCGACCGCGTTGGCGGCGAAGACGCGGTGGTCGTGGTTTCCCACCTGATGTCGGAGCGCCTGTCGACCGACAAGAAGCTCGGGAAATTCTTCCCCGCAACCGGCACCGAGCAGACCAAGGCCCGCATGACCGGCCTTCTGATGTCGCTCCTGAAGGACGATCTCGACAGTGCCGACGCCGTGGCGCGCCAGCTGGTGACGACGGGTGGTTTCGGTGAAGCCGAGTTTGATGCGCTGACGGCGCTGACGAAGGACATTTTCAAACAGTGTCAGGTCGATGCGGAAGCCAGCGACGAGGCAGTGATGACCTTCGAGCTGATCCGTGATGCTGTGGTCGCCTCCTCGAAGGCGCTGGCAGCACCCAAGGATGCCAAGGCGAAGGGCGCAACTGCTGCCGCTGCCGGTCGTGCTGACAAGGAAGACGGCGAAGGTGCAGGCGGTGGCCGTGCCAGCCAGTCGATCCGCGTGAGCGTTGACCTTCTGGAAGACCTGATGAACATGGTCTCGGAACTGGTGCTGACCCGGAACCAGCTGCTGCAGATTGTTCGCAATATGGACAATAGCGAGCTCGCCGTGCCGCTGCAGCGATTGTCGCAGTGCACGACCGAGCTGCAGGAAAACGTCATGAAGACGCGGATGCAGCCCATCGGCAATGCCTGGGCTAAGCTGCCGCGGATCGTGCGTGACCTTACCGTCGAACTCGACAAGAAGATCGAGCTCGAGATGCGCGGCGCGGAAACCGAGCTTGACCGCCAGGTCCTGGAGCTGATCAAGGACCCGCTGACCCACATGGTCCGGAACTCTGCCGATCACGGCATCGAGCGCCCGGCCGAGCGGATCGCTTCCGGCAAACCCGAGCATGGCACGATTGTCCTGAACGCCTATCACGAAGGCGGCCATATCATCATGGAAATCAAGGACGACGGCCGCGGCATTCCGGTGCAGAAGCTGAAGTCCAAAATTCTCGAGAAGAAGCTGGCGACGGAAGCCGAACTTGACGAGATGTCGGACAACCAGATCCAGAAATTCATCTTCCACCCCGGCTTCTCGACCGCTGAAAAGGTGACGAGCGTTTCGGGTCGCGGCGTGGGCATGGATGTGGTGCGTTCGAATATCGAGAAAATCGGTGGCACCATCGATATGATCTCGATCGAAGGCAAGGGTTCGACCTTCACGATCAAGATTCCGCTGACGCTGGCGATTGTCGCCGGCCTCATCGTTGAGGCTTCGGGCGAACGCTACGCCATCCCGCAGATCAGCGTTCTGGAGCTTGTTCGTGCGTCGGATGATAGCGAACACCGCATCGAGACGATCAAGGACACGCCGGTACTGCGCTTGCGGAACCGCCTGCTGCCGCTCGTTTATCTGAACGAAGTCCTGAAATTCCAGACCCGCGCCGAAATCGATGCCCGCGAAAACCAGGACGGCTTCATCGTGGTGACGCAGGTTGGCGCCTTCACCTTCGGTATCGTGGTCGACCAGGTGTTCGACACCGAGGAAATCGTGGTAAAGCCGGTCGCGCCCATCCTCAAGGATCTCGAGGTTTATTCGGGTAACACCATCCTTGGCGACGGCAGCGTGATCATGATCCTTGATCCGAACGGTATTGCTTCGGCTACCAGCCAGACGCAGGCCGAACAGCACGAGGAAACCGAAAGCAAGGCCCGCGCGGCCCGCACCGAAGGCGAGGAGCGCGAAAGCATGCTGCTGTTCCATGCCGGCGGCGAGCATCCCAAGGCCGTGCCGCTGTCGCTCATCGCGCGGCTTGAAGATATCCCGGTCGAGGAAATCGAAACTTCCGATGGCCGCCTGATGGTTCAATATCGTGGCAGCCTGATGCCGCTCATCATGGCCGATCAGGCTGTGAAGCTTGTCGAAAGCGGCCGCCAGCCGGTCCTCGTCTTCACCGACGGCGATTATACGATGGGCCTCGTGGTTGACCGCATCCTCGATATTGTCGAGGACAAGCTAGAAGTGCGTCTCGCCTCCGCCCGTCAGGGTGTGGTGGGTTCGGCCATCATCGCCGGTAATGCAACCGAAGTCATTGATGTGGCTTACTATCTGGACCTCGCCTTCGCGGGCTGGATGAAGAAGAAAGACAAGGGCACCGATGCGGCGGTGGTGACCGGCGCACGGGTGCTTCTCGTTGATGACAGCGATTTCTTCCGCAGCATGGTGAAGCCGGTGCTGGCCGTTGCCGGTTACAAGGTGAAAACCGCACGTGATGGCAAGCAGGCGCTCGCCGCCCTTGAAGACGACAAATATGACGTGATCATCTCGGATATCGAGATGCCGGTCATGGGCGGTCTGGAGTTCGCTCGTGCACTGCGCGCCGACAAGCGCTTCGCACATATCCCGCTTGTTGCCCTGTCGTCGCTCGCCACTGAACGCGATATCGCAAAGGGCCGTGACGCCGGGTTCGATGATTATGTCGCCAAGTTCGACAAGGAAACGCTGCTCAGAAGCCTTGCCCAGCAGCTCAAGGTGCATGGAGACGCCGCATGA
- the tolQ gene encoding protein TolQ, with protein MDQTLEATELAGSVAQHDFSIIGMFMQADWVVKLVMLMLIGASIWGWSIIFNTWKRMKEARGKANQFEDVFWSGNSLDDLYARLKAAPDHPMAAVFVAAMREWQRSLTARTSSALDKVTVSDRIYKVMHVTTQREMERLEGQVAYLATIGSASPFVGLFGTVWGIMNAFTGIATASDTSLATVAPGIAEALLATALGLIAAIPSVIAYNKLSNDLGRYGMRVEGFADEFAAILSRQLDERSH; from the coding sequence ATGGATCAGACTCTCGAAGCAACCGAACTCGCGGGCAGCGTAGCCCAGCATGACTTTTCGATCATCGGCATGTTCATGCAGGCCGACTGGGTCGTCAAACTGGTGATGCTGATGCTGATCGGCGCCAGTATCTGGGGCTGGTCGATCATTTTCAACACCTGGAAGCGCATGAAGGAAGCTCGCGGCAAGGCCAACCAGTTCGAGGATGTGTTCTGGTCGGGCAATTCGCTGGATGACCTATATGCCCGGCTGAAGGCTGCGCCCGATCACCCGATGGCGGCGGTGTTTGTGGCGGCGATGCGCGAATGGCAGCGCAGCCTTACGGCCCGCACCTCATCGGCGCTGGACAAGGTGACCGTGTCGGACCGCATCTACAAGGTGATGCATGTCACCACCCAGCGCGAGATGGAACGCCTCGAAGGCCAGGTGGCGTACCTTGCCACCATCGGCTCGGCCTCGCCGTTTGTCGGTCTTTTCGGCACCGTCTGGGGGATCATGAACGCCTTCACCGGCATCGCGACCGCATCCGATACCTCGCTTGCCACCGTGGCGCCGGGTATCGCCGAAGCGCTGCTTGCGACCGCACTGGGCCTGATCGCTGCTATCCCCTCGGTTATCGCCTACAACAAACTGTCGAACGACCTTGGCCGGTATGGCATGCGCGTTGAAGGCTTTGCGGACGAGTTTGCCGCCATCCTGTCGCGTCAGCTTGACGAACGGAGCCACTGA
- the tolB gene encoding Tol-Pal system beta propeller repeat protein TolB, which produces MLRLFTGLILIVAATAGASAQMRVDVNRGTMDPVPIAIPDFFAPENTETASGRLAEIGASMSQVITNNLVSTGLFRAIDPKAFIEKQPAAGARPKFASWRPLATQGLVTGTIRMLPNGNLRVEFRLWDVVQEIQMEGVGYSTPASNWRRIAHVISDRIYTRLTGEEGYFDTRIVYIAETGKATSRTKRLAIMDQDGANQQLLTDGSYLVLTPRFSPNRQEITFLSYYKNEPRVYLFNILSNRFEILGDFPNMTFAPRFSPDGNKVIMTLAEKGNSDIYTMDLRTRRVTRLTTHPGIDTSPSYSPDGSRIVFNSDRGGSQQLYVMNADGTNVQRISFGKGRYATPVWSPRGDLVAFTKMGDSKFRIGVMKPDGTGERLLTDAYQDEGPTWAPNGRVIMYFRTTPYDRAGNGGRASLWSVDLTGYNERQIKTPFDASDPAWSPPLPVTTRN; this is translated from the coding sequence ATGCTGAGACTGTTTACCGGACTCATCCTGATTGTCGCGGCGACGGCAGGGGCCTCCGCCCAGATGCGCGTCGATGTGAACCGCGGGACGATGGACCCTGTGCCCATCGCGATCCCCGATTTCTTTGCGCCTGAAAACACGGAAACCGCCTCGGGGCGGCTTGCCGAGATCGGTGCCAGCATGTCGCAGGTCATCACCAACAACCTCGTCTCCACGGGGCTGTTCCGGGCTATTGACCCCAAGGCCTTCATCGAGAAACAACCGGCTGCGGGCGCGCGCCCCAAGTTCGCCTCGTGGCGACCGCTGGCGACCCAGGGCCTTGTCACCGGCACGATCCGCATGCTGCCGAACGGCAACCTGCGCGTCGAATTCCGCCTGTGGGACGTGGTGCAGGAAATCCAGATGGAAGGGGTTGGCTATTCCACGCCGGCCTCCAACTGGCGCCGCATCGCCCATGTGATCTCGGACCGTATCTATACCCGCCTCACCGGTGAGGAAGGCTATTTCGATACGCGGATCGTCTATATCGCTGAAACCGGCAAGGCAACGAGCCGCACCAAGCGCCTTGCGATCATGGATCAGGACGGTGCCAACCAGCAGCTCCTGACCGATGGCAGCTATCTGGTGCTGACCCCGCGCTTCTCGCCGAACCGCCAGGAAATCACCTTCCTCAGCTACTATAAGAACGAGCCGCGGGTTTACCTGTTCAACATCCTGTCGAACCGGTTTGAAATCCTTGGCGATTTCCCGAACATGACCTTCGCCCCGCGCTTCTCGCCCGACGGCAACAAGGTGATCATGACGCTCGCGGAAAAGGGCAACTCGGACATCTATACGATGGACCTGCGCACCCGCCGCGTGACGCGTCTGACGACCCATCCGGGTATCGATACGAGCCCGAGCTATTCGCCTGACGGATCGCGGATCGTCTTCAACTCGGACCGTGGCGGCAGCCAGCAGCTTTATGTGATGAATGCGGACGGCACCAACGTGCAGCGCATCTCATTCGGCAAAGGCCGTTATGCGACGCCCGTATGGTCGCCGCGTGGTGACCTTGTCGCCTTCACCAAGATGGGGGATTCCAAGTTCCGCATCGGCGTGATGAAGCCCGATGGCACCGGCGAGCGCCTGCTGACCGATGCCTATCAGGACGAAGGCCCGACGTGGGCGCCGAACGGCCGTGTGATCATGTATTTCCGAACCACGCCCTATGACCGCGCCGGCAATGGTGGCCGGGCATCGCTGTGGTCGGTTGACCTGACCGGTTATAACGAACGCCAGATCAAGACGCCGTTCGATGCGTCCGACCCGGCATGGTCGCCGCCGCTGCCGGTAACGACCCGCAACTGA
- a CDS encoding histidine phosphotransferase family protein, whose translation MSKLDFAALLCSRLCHDLVSPVGAISNGIEILQEEHDAAMREQVIDLLQKSAQQTSNKLQFFRLAFGAAGGFSSRLDMREVQKALSVFLEGTRVTLDWKASVADAPKGIVKLILNLCLVASETLIRGGVMEVRIDPVGDNAIDIVVVITGERFIMQEAVRTALVGEANEEEVEPRSAPAWLAATTARELGGTISVTSEDGGRHRLAVQVRSSGD comes from the coding sequence ATGTCAAAATTGGATTTTGCGGCACTTCTGTGTTCGCGCCTTTGCCATGACCTGGTAAGCCCGGTGGGTGCGATCTCGAACGGGATCGAAATCCTGCAGGAAGAGCATGACGCGGCGATGCGCGAACAGGTGATCGACCTGCTGCAGAAATCGGCCCAGCAAACCAGCAACAAGCTGCAGTTTTTCCGCCTTGCCTTCGGGGCAGCCGGGGGCTTTTCCTCGCGGCTCGACATGCGCGAAGTGCAAAAAGCCCTGAGCGTATTTCTGGAAGGAACGCGCGTCACGCTTGACTGGAAAGCAAGCGTTGCCGACGCCCCCAAGGGTATCGTCAAGCTGATCCTCAATCTTTGCCTTGTGGCGTCCGAAACGCTTATCCGCGGCGGCGTGATGGAAGTGCGGATCGATCCCGTTGGTGACAATGCCATCGATATCGTCGTGGTCATCACCGGCGAACGCTTCATCATGCAGGAAGCGGTGCGCACCGCGCTCGTTGGCGAGGCCAACGAGGAAGAAGTTGAGCCGCGCTCTGCCCCTGCATGGCTTGCAGCCACAACCGCACGGGAACTGGGCGGTACGATCAGCGTGACCAGTGAGGATGGCGGTCGCCACCGTCTCGCCGTTCAGGTACGATCATCTGGTGATTGA
- the tolR gene encoding protein TolR, protein MGASVTGSDIRGRKTGRRRYAPMAEINVTPFVDVMLVLLIIFMVAAPLLTAGVAVDLPKAKAKPLAQDSKPLEVSMDQKGAIFLADTAITVEELGPRLKAISENRMDTRIYIRADRTLDYGDVMEVVGTINSAGFTKVALIADPSKK, encoded by the coding sequence ATGGGTGCGTCCGTCACTGGCAGCGACATCCGGGGCCGCAAGACCGGTCGCCGCCGTTACGCCCCGATGGCCGAAATCAACGTGACGCCCTTCGTGGACGTCATGCTGGTGCTTCTGATCATCTTCATGGTGGCAGCGCCGCTTCTCACCGCCGGTGTGGCGGTGGACCTGCCCAAGGCGAAAGCCAAGCCGCTGGCGCAGGACAGCAAGCCGCTTGAAGTTTCGATGGATCAAAAAGGCGCCATATTCCTCGCTGATACTGCCATCACGGTCGAAGAGCTGGGGCCGCGCCTCAAGGCAATCTCCGAAAACCGTATGGATACCCGCATCTATATCCGGGCTGACCGGACGCTGGATTACGGGGATGTCATGGAAGTTGTCGGCACCATCAACTCGGCTGGTTTTACCAAGGTGGCCCTGATTGCAGACCCGTCGAAGAAATGA
- a CDS encoding NnrU family protein gives MLLLCLGIAAFAGLHFLPVFAPTLRARIKNRVGGMAWQGIFALMIVGSIALIVAGWKSADTGLIYTPTGGMGIVTVLIMPLAMILFIAGNAPTNLKRVLRHPQLTGVILWALLHLLANGETRAVLLFGGLGLWALVSIIGINRRDGKWVKPAPQPKSRDIVTALIGLALFGGLYWFHDALFATAIRAV, from the coding sequence ATGCTTCTGTTGTGTCTCGGGATAGCGGCCTTTGCCGGGCTCCATTTCTTGCCGGTCTTCGCCCCTACCTTGCGCGCCCGCATCAAGAACCGGGTGGGCGGCATGGCGTGGCAGGGCATTTTCGCGCTCATGATCGTTGGCTCCATTGCCCTGATCGTGGCGGGCTGGAAGTCGGCCGATACCGGGCTGATCTACACACCGACCGGCGGCATGGGCATCGTGACCGTGCTCATCATGCCGCTGGCCATGATCCTGTTCATCGCCGGGAACGCGCCGACCAACCTGAAACGGGTCCTGCGTCATCCGCAGCTGACAGGTGTCATCCTGTGGGCGCTTCTGCACCTGCTGGCGAACGGTGAGACGCGGGCTGTGTTGCTGTTTGGCGGGCTTGGCCTTTGGGCGCTTGTGTCGATCATCGGCATCAACCGGCGCGACGGCAAATGGGTGAAGCCCGCCCCACAGCCAAAGAGCCGCGACATTGTCACGGCTCTTATCGGGCTTGCCCTTTTTGGCGGGCTTTACTGGTTCCACGACGCCCTGTTCGCCACGGCAATTAGGGCGGTGTAA
- a CDS encoding PAS domain-containing protein, translated as MLIDTAVFLERIPGDAKRLLTRSVDAWLDAARKRGSMPTRQDMGPAQLRGISEYVSLFDYDGQSKLIFRLASRDIIARLRQAPIGFNSLDILSPALRPTIERRLQLAASQPCGYAPCYLVQDPKGDQHLSITIMLPLAGDVPDKADHYMRVEYIGNLIDWSPHSRDEVFVDKAGSFGTAFDLGHGLPAEFSDEMQQSTALMNAGSSDSE; from the coding sequence GTGTTGATCGATACCGCCGTTTTTCTTGAGCGAATTCCAGGGGATGCCAAACGGCTTCTCACCCGGTCGGTTGATGCCTGGCTCGATGCCGCACGTAAACGCGGAAGTATGCCGACCCGGCAGGATATGGGGCCGGCGCAGCTGCGCGGCATATCGGAATATGTTTCGCTTTTCGATTATGACGGCCAGTCGAAGCTGATTTTCAGGCTGGCATCGCGCGATATCATTGCACGCCTGCGGCAGGCCCCGATCGGCTTCAATTCCCTCGACATTCTCTCCCCTGCCCTCCGTCCCACTATCGAGCGCCGCTTGCAACTGGCCGCAAGCCAGCCCTGCGGGTATGCGCCCTGCTATCTGGTGCAGGATCCGAAAGGCGACCAGCATCTGTCGATCACCATCATGCTGCCGCTGGCGGGTGACGTGCCCGATAAGGCTGACCATTATATGCGGGTTGAATATATCGGAAACCTGATCGACTGGAGCCCGCACAGCCGTGACGAGGTCTTTGTCGACAAGGCGGGTTCGTTCGGCACGGCCTTTGACCTCGGCCACGGCCTGCCTGCCGAGTTTTCAGATGAAATGCAGCAGTCCACAGCACTCATGAATGCAGGATCAAGCGACAGCGAATAA